A genomic stretch from Planctomycetia bacterium includes:
- a CDS encoding protocadherin, which yields MPLSSFASRFAALALSVALVAPVHARGFGGFHGGGGGFGGGAHAGGFGGAGGFGGAGFGGAGSFGGARGFGGTGGFGGAGGFGAGNLGAGGYGGANRDNFGGGGFGQAGAFGGAAAGRFPGAANFGGGSFAGATNRGQLNNFLGLPSDEGFHGLSSEFNVNRGAVEGPRGGTAAGVSVEGPRGNEAARGVAEGPNGRVAAGGGVRGVNGYGAARGVVAGPNGIATGFARVTPNDRYFTGRMVQGNFHDWGVYGGGWYAAHPGAWYAANWAADTAWNMATWPAVGAWFDYPENTPPTSYDYGNNITSSDDNVYVDGQSAGSTADYYNQSSALATTGAQASAPADEQWLPFGVFALTQHDHDRTDLTIQLAVNKQGVIRGNYTDSHKHETMPVQGSVDKSTQRVAFTIGDKTDVVFETGLYNLTKDESPVLIQHKDHSEQWVLVRLHPPADANATGGAQDAPADNPNPTPQ from the coding sequence ATGCCACTTTCATCGTTCGCTTCTCGATTCGCGGCGTTAGCGCTTTCCGTCGCGCTCGTGGCGCCGGTTCATGCCCGAGGATTTGGCGGCTTCCATGGCGGCGGCGGCGGCTTTGGCGGCGGCGCCCATGCCGGTGGCTTCGGCGGCGCTGGCGGCTTTGGCGGAGCGGGCTTTGGGGGCGCTGGCAGCTTTGGCGGAGCCAGAGGTTTCGGTGGCACAGGTGGGTTTGGCGGCGCTGGAGGTTTCGGCGCGGGCAATCTCGGCGCAGGCGGATACGGCGGGGCGAATCGCGACAATTTTGGCGGCGGCGGTTTCGGACAGGCCGGCGCGTTCGGCGGCGCGGCGGCCGGCCGGTTTCCCGGCGCGGCCAATTTCGGAGGCGGATCGTTCGCCGGAGCAACGAATCGTGGACAACTCAATAACTTCCTCGGACTGCCGTCCGACGAGGGGTTTCACGGCTTGAGTAGTGAGTTCAACGTGAATCGCGGCGCGGTCGAAGGACCGCGCGGCGGCACGGCGGCCGGCGTGTCAGTTGAAGGCCCACGCGGCAATGAGGCGGCACGAGGCGTCGCGGAAGGGCCCAACGGACGCGTCGCGGCAGGCGGCGGAGTGCGCGGCGTGAATGGCTATGGAGCGGCGCGGGGCGTCGTCGCCGGGCCGAACGGCATCGCGACCGGATTCGCCAGGGTCACGCCGAACGACCGTTATTTCACCGGACGCATGGTCCAGGGCAATTTTCATGACTGGGGCGTCTACGGCGGCGGCTGGTATGCGGCCCATCCGGGCGCGTGGTATGCCGCGAACTGGGCGGCCGACACGGCGTGGAACATGGCAACGTGGCCGGCGGTCGGAGCTTGGTTCGACTATCCCGAAAACACTCCGCCCACGAGCTACGACTACGGCAACAACATCACGTCGAGTGATGACAACGTGTATGTCGACGGGCAGTCCGCCGGATCCACCGCAGATTATTACAACCAGTCGTCAGCGCTCGCGACGACTGGCGCGCAAGCATCGGCGCCCGCCGACGAGCAATGGCTACCGTTCGGCGTGTTCGCGCTCACGCAACACGATCACGATCGTACGGACCTGACGATCCAACTGGCCGTCAACAAGCAAGGCGTAATCCGCGGCAACTACACCGATTCTCACAAACACGAGACCATGCCGGTGCAAGGCTCGGTCGACAAAAGCACGCAACGCGTCGCGTTTACCATTGGCGACAAAACGGATGTCGTCTTTGAGACCGGACTGTACAATCTGACTAAAGACGAATCCCCCGTGCTGATTCAGCACAAAGACCATTCCGAGCAATGGGTCCTGGTTCGCCTGCATCCGCCGGCGGACGCCAATGCCACTGGCGGAGCACAAGACGCCCCCGCCGACAACCCAAATCCGACGCCGCAATGA
- a CDS encoding nuclear transport factor 2 family protein has translation MNWKPLVLATGVVLMATTHGRSQTTRKPAVKPAAKAPAAADVKAAPIDAVKASAQAFADAFNKHDAKAVAALWTEDGEYVDEAGQRFEGRAAIEREYAEFFTAQPNAKLTVVVDAVRPVGEAAAIEDGHTELSIDGKTVVSAAQYTAVHAKIGTQWLMLSVRDQRISTEPSASQLQDLAWLVGSWQAEQNGGQMQVDCHWLGDGHFLARKSSVKRGDQDVADGWQVIGWNAQSQAIESWTFSSDGGRSVGYWIPHRGGWIIEHAGTMADGTPTAAVNYFVRLDDNSHSWKSVERSVGGALLPESAEIVLKRVSAQP, from the coding sequence ATGAATTGGAAACCGTTGGTGTTGGCGACCGGCGTGGTGCTCATGGCCACCACGCACGGTCGGAGTCAGACGACGCGCAAGCCGGCCGTCAAACCGGCGGCGAAGGCGCCAGCGGCAGCCGACGTCAAGGCGGCGCCAATCGATGCCGTCAAGGCCTCCGCCCAGGCCTTTGCCGACGCTTTCAACAAGCACGACGCTAAAGCGGTCGCCGCGCTTTGGACGGAAGACGGCGAGTACGTGGACGAGGCCGGGCAGCGATTCGAAGGGCGCGCCGCGATCGAGCGCGAATACGCCGAATTCTTCACCGCGCAGCCCAACGCGAAGTTGACCGTCGTCGTCGACGCCGTGCGACCTGTCGGAGAAGCGGCGGCCATCGAAGACGGGCATACGGAACTTTCGATCGACGGTAAGACCGTGGTGAGCGCCGCACAATACACGGCTGTGCATGCCAAGATTGGCACGCAATGGTTGATGTTGTCTGTGCGCGATCAGCGCATTTCGACCGAACCGTCCGCCAGCCAATTGCAAGATCTGGCCTGGTTGGTCGGCTCCTGGCAGGCGGAGCAGAACGGCGGTCAGATGCAGGTCGACTGCCATTGGCTGGGCGACGGTCACTTCCTCGCGCGAAAGTCTTCGGTGAAGCGCGGCGATCAAGATGTGGCTGACGGCTGGCAAGTGATTGGTTGGAACGCGCAATCCCAGGCGATTGAATCCTGGACGTTTTCGTCCGACGGCGGGCGCTCCGTCGGATATTGGATTCCGCACCGCGGCGGATGGATCATCGAACACGCCGGCACGATGGCTGATGGGACGCCGACCGCCGCCGTGAACTACTTCGTGCGCCTCGATGACAACTCGCATTCTTGGAAATCGGTGGAGCGATCCGTCGGCGGGGCGTTGCTACCGGAGTCGGCCGAAATCGTCCTGAAGCGCGTCAGCGCACAGCCGTAG